Proteins encoded within one genomic window of Kibdelosporangium phytohabitans:
- the sufD gene encoding Fe-S cluster assembly protein SufD: MAELVKEHSHGAGAVVPASSRAAQFASFDVDAFEVPGGREEIWRFTPMKRLRGLHSGAAADGAVTVTVEAAGEVKVETVQRGDDRLGTAGTPDDRIAAQAWSSFVDATVVTIPKEARPDTIFIKVAGPGEGKLAYGHLQVRAEQFAEAVVVVDHSGSGTYADNVEFIVGDGARLNVVSVQDWADDAVHVSSHHNKLGRDATLRHTTITLGGDIVRLSPTVTYTERGGDAEMLGLYFADAGQHFENRTFVDHAVPNCKSNVVYKGALQGEGAHTVWIGDVLIRAAAEGTETFELNRNLILTDGSRADSVPNLEIETGEIVSAGHASATGRFDDEQLFYLQARGIPEEQARRLVVRGFFHEILVKIGVPELRERLEAAIEAELEAVGA, encoded by the coding sequence ATGGCGGAGCTAGTCAAGGAGCACTCGCACGGCGCGGGTGCTGTCGTTCCCGCTTCCTCCCGTGCGGCGCAGTTCGCGTCGTTCGACGTGGACGCGTTCGAGGTACCCGGTGGCCGCGAGGAGATCTGGCGCTTCACGCCGATGAAGCGCCTTCGCGGCCTCCACAGTGGAGCAGCCGCCGACGGCGCCGTCACCGTGACGGTCGAGGCCGCCGGCGAGGTGAAGGTCGAGACCGTCCAGCGCGGTGACGACCGGCTCGGCACGGCGGGCACGCCGGACGACCGGATCGCCGCGCAGGCCTGGTCGTCCTTTGTGGACGCCACGGTCGTCACGATCCCCAAGGAAGCCCGGCCGGACACCATCTTCATCAAGGTGGCCGGTCCCGGCGAGGGCAAGCTTGCCTACGGGCACCTGCAGGTCCGCGCCGAGCAGTTCGCCGAGGCCGTCGTGGTCGTCGACCACAGCGGTTCCGGGACGTACGCGGACAACGTGGAGTTCATCGTCGGCGACGGCGCCCGGCTCAACGTCGTGTCCGTCCAGGACTGGGCCGACGACGCGGTGCACGTGTCGTCGCACCACAACAAGCTGGGCCGGGACGCGACCCTGCGGCACACGACGATCACCCTCGGCGGCGACATCGTGCGGCTCTCGCCGACCGTGACGTACACCGAGCGCGGCGGCGACGCCGAGATGCTGGGCCTGTACTTCGCGGACGCCGGGCAGCACTTCGAGAACCGGACGTTCGTCGACCACGCGGTGCCCAACTGCAAGTCCAATGTGGTCTACAAGGGCGCGCTGCAGGGCGAGGGCGCGCACACGGTGTGGATCGGTGACGTGCTCATCCGCGCGGCCGCCGAGGGCACCGAGACGTTCGAGCTGAACCGGAACCTGATCCTGACCGACGGCTCCCGCGCCGACTCGGTGCCGAACCTGGAGATCGAGACCGGCGAGATCGTCAGCGCCGGGCACGCCAGCGCCACCGGCCGGTTCGACGACGAGCAGCTGTTCTACCTGCAGGCCAGGGGAATCCCGGAGGAGCAGGCGCGCCGCCTCGTCGTGCGCGGCTTCTTCCACGAGATCCTGGTCAAGATCGGCGTCCCCGAGCTGCGCGAGCGGCTCGAAGCGGCGATCGAGGCCGAGCTCGAGGCGGTCGGCGCGTGA
- the sufB gene encoding Fe-S cluster assembly protein SufB — MTAAAEQRTPTTAVPMTQDETLATLGRYEYGWADNDVAGSGARRGLNEDVVRDISAKKSEPEWMLESRLKGLQLFERKPMPNWGADLSGINFDSIKYFVRSTEKQAQSWEDLPEDIKNTYDKLGIPEAEKQRLVAGVAAQYESEVVYHQIREDLEEKGVIFLDTDTALKEHPELFQEYYGSVIPHGDNKFSALNGAVWSGGSFIYVPKGVHVDIPLQAYFRINTENMGQFERTLIIVDEDAYVHYVEGCTAPIYSSDSLHSAVVEIIVKKGGRCRYTTIQNWSNNVYNLVTKRAKAEEGATMEWVDGNIGSKVTMKYPSVFLMGEHAKGEVLSIAFAGEGQHQDAGAKMVHMAPHTSSTIVSKSVARGGGRTSYRGLVQVNKRAHHSKSTVKCDALLVDQISRSDTYPYVDIREDDVQMGHEATVSKVSEDQLFYLMSRGLTEDEAMAMVVRGFVEPIARELPMEYALELNRLIELQMEGAVG, encoded by the coding sequence ATGACTGCCGCTGCCGAGCAGCGCACTCCCACCACAGCTGTGCCCATGACCCAGGACGAGACTCTGGCGACCCTTGGTCGCTACGAGTACGGCTGGGCGGACAACGATGTGGCTGGGTCCGGCGCTCGCCGTGGCCTGAACGAGGACGTCGTTCGGGACATCTCTGCCAAGAAGAGCGAACCCGAGTGGATGCTCGAGAGCAGGCTCAAGGGCCTGCAGCTCTTCGAGCGCAAGCCGATGCCCAACTGGGGCGCCGACTTGTCCGGCATCAACTTCGACTCGATCAAGTACTTCGTGCGCTCGACCGAGAAGCAGGCCCAGAGCTGGGAGGACCTGCCCGAGGACATCAAGAACACGTACGACAAGCTCGGCATCCCCGAGGCGGAGAAGCAGCGCCTCGTCGCGGGTGTCGCCGCCCAGTACGAGTCCGAGGTCGTCTACCACCAGATCCGCGAGGACCTGGAGGAGAAGGGCGTCATCTTCCTGGACACGGACACGGCGCTCAAGGAGCACCCGGAGCTGTTCCAGGAGTACTACGGCTCGGTCATCCCGCACGGTGACAACAAGTTCTCCGCGCTCAACGGCGCGGTCTGGTCCGGCGGCTCGTTCATCTACGTGCCGAAGGGGGTGCACGTCGACATCCCGCTGCAGGCCTACTTCCGGATCAACACCGAGAACATGGGCCAGTTCGAGCGGACGCTGATCATCGTCGACGAGGACGCCTACGTGCACTACGTCGAGGGCTGCACGGCGCCGATCTACTCGAGCGACTCGCTGCACTCCGCGGTCGTCGAGATCATCGTCAAGAAGGGCGGCCGCTGCCGCTACACGACCATCCAGAACTGGTCGAACAACGTCTACAACCTGGTCACCAAGCGCGCCAAGGCCGAAGAGGGCGCGACCATGGAGTGGGTCGACGGCAACATCGGCTCCAAGGTCACCATGAAGTACCCGTCGGTGTTCCTGATGGGCGAGCACGCCAAGGGCGAGGTCCTCTCGATCGCGTTCGCGGGCGAGGGCCAGCACCAGGACGCCGGCGCCAAGATGGTGCACATGGCGCCGCACACCTCGTCGACCATCGTGTCGAAGTCGGTGGCCCGCGGCGGTGGCCGCACGTCGTACCGCGGCCTGGTCCAGGTCAACAAGCGGGCGCACCACTCCAAGTCCACTGTGAAGTGCGACGCGCTGCTCGTCGACCAGATCTCCCGGTCGGACACGTATCCCTACGTGGACATCCGCGAGGACGATGTCCAAATGGGACACGAGGCGACCGTCTCGAAGGTCAGCGAGGACCAGCTGTTCTACCTGATGTCGCGCGGCCTGACCGAGGACGAGGCGATGGCGATGGTGGTCCGCGGGTTCGTCGAGCCCATCGCGCGTGAGCTGCCAATGGAGTACGCGCTCGAGCTGAACCGCCTGATCGAGCTGCAGATGGAAGGGGCCGTCGGCTGA
- a CDS encoding helix-turn-helix transcriptional regulator, which translates to MKNTGPAQQAADGSTRLAVARLLLEQGPVSAVAIAEQLKLSGPAVRRHLDALLVDGQACTRDAPQRKARGRGRPAKLFLLTEAGRARFGHAYDDLAVAAIRFLAETGGQDAVKAFAERRIKTLVDPHRTSVTSADTPQEKAEALATALTREGYAASTRKVGAGEQLCQHHCPVAHVAAEFPQLCEVETAAFADLLGIHVQRLATIARGDAACTTHIPVEPYSTSLGPPIPDGGNPA; encoded by the coding sequence GTGAAAAACACCGGACCCGCTCAGCAGGCGGCCGACGGCAGCACGAGGCTCGCCGTCGCCCGGCTGCTGCTCGAGCAGGGCCCGGTGAGCGCGGTGGCGATCGCCGAGCAGCTCAAGCTCAGCGGTCCCGCGGTGCGGCGGCACCTCGACGCTCTCCTGGTCGACGGCCAGGCGTGCACCAGGGACGCCCCGCAGCGCAAGGCGCGTGGGCGTGGCCGTCCGGCCAAGCTCTTCCTGCTCACCGAGGCGGGCCGGGCGCGGTTCGGGCACGCGTACGACGACCTCGCCGTCGCGGCGATCCGGTTCCTCGCCGAGACGGGCGGGCAGGACGCCGTGAAGGCCTTCGCCGAACGCCGGATCAAGACGCTCGTCGATCCACACCGGACCTCCGTGACCTCGGCGGACACGCCGCAGGAGAAAGCGGAGGCCCTTGCCACCGCGCTGACCCGCGAGGGCTACGCTGCCTCGACTCGCAAGGTCGGGGCGGGAGAACAGCTGTGCCAGCACCACTGCCCGGTGGCGCATGTCGCGGCCGAGTTCCCCCAGCTGTGCGAGGTCGAGACGGCGGCGTTCGCCGACCTGCTCGGCATCCACGTGCAGCGGCTGGCGACCATCGCACGTGGCGACGCCGCGTGCACGACGCACATACCGGTGGAGCCTTATTCCACCTCCTTAGGCCCACCGATCCCGGATGGAGGGAATCCCGCATGA
- a CDS encoding GNAT family N-acetyltransferase: MDLRAARPDEAGALSGLTMRSKAHWGYDAAFLAACQDVLRLRADEIVARRTVVAERDGTTLGVATLDGEPPDGELGLLFVEPKALGRGVGRVLYRHVLAEAARLGFTRVRIESDPHAEGFYLVMGAERQGTHRGMPVFLAWPVRPEPSWAVAWGAGGPTVHVGNVAEFNGQFTGRVRGPDHYSCMAAFCGQRPAMIVLPQQVDDWWGRHAGAVLGWGDVEVRGGIADDGRVSKAILDQPELVENLTSRGFPVLPWGRTAAFDPISPSSPGVLAAIGRYESKRHAHALFTSLASEHPGIVVPAQRPAGSRRALARDLAGGTKVVLKREYGVGGSGTLIVSPETKGLRALARRWADGVLVEEYVEGSDLNRNPTFDAVIDPGGEVHPVGAGLMDVDATSYRGVTVGPGVLPGPLADTAVEFGIAVGRILAAEHYRGWYDVDFVTDQSGRLAPVEINLRLTGPAVAFHVQAALDRLRGGHHFVRTLDWLPLGARLPSAALRAHVGHVSQRCQEFGATLLVTIPTAAFDPVPYLGVAVAARSSQALTEAENAVRDANAALGEMFGDLRVTPRDAPAARRRRARPRRSSR; this comes from the coding sequence ATGGATCTGAGGGCGGCGCGTCCGGACGAAGCCGGCGCGCTCAGTGGGCTGACGATGCGTTCCAAGGCGCATTGGGGCTATGACGCCGCGTTCTTGGCTGCCTGCCAAGATGTGCTCCGGCTTCGGGCCGACGAGATCGTCGCGCGGCGCACGGTGGTCGCCGAGCGGGACGGCACGACCCTCGGTGTGGCCACTTTGGACGGTGAGCCGCCCGACGGGGAACTCGGTCTGCTTTTCGTGGAGCCGAAGGCGTTGGGGCGCGGTGTCGGGCGTGTGCTGTACCGGCATGTGCTGGCCGAGGCGGCGCGGCTGGGATTCACGCGGGTGCGGATCGAATCCGACCCCCACGCCGAAGGCTTCTACCTGGTGATGGGAGCGGAGCGGCAGGGCACACACCGTGGCATGCCCGTGTTCTTGGCGTGGCCGGTTCGCCCGGAGCCGTCCTGGGCGGTGGCCTGGGGCGCGGGCGGTCCCACGGTCCACGTCGGCAACGTCGCCGAGTTCAACGGCCAGTTCACCGGCCGGGTGCGGGGTCCCGACCACTACTCCTGCATGGCCGCGTTCTGCGGTCAACGGCCCGCGATGATCGTTCTCCCCCAACAGGTCGACGACTGGTGGGGCCGGCACGCCGGTGCCGTGCTCGGGTGGGGCGACGTGGAGGTGCGCGGCGGGATCGCCGACGACGGCCGCGTGTCCAAGGCGATCCTCGATCAGCCGGAGCTGGTGGAAAATCTCACTTCCCGCGGATTCCCGGTGCTGCCGTGGGGCCGGACAGCGGCTTTCGACCCGATTTCCCCGTCATCCCCGGGCGTGCTGGCGGCCATCGGCCGCTACGAGTCCAAAAGGCACGCGCACGCGCTGTTCACCTCGCTGGCTTCCGAGCACCCCGGAATCGTGGTCCCCGCGCAACGGCCCGCCGGATCGCGTCGCGCGCTCGCACGGGATCTGGCCGGCGGGACGAAGGTGGTGCTGAAGAGGGAGTACGGCGTCGGCGGGTCCGGGACGCTGATCGTGTCCCCTGAGACGAAGGGGCTTCGTGCGCTGGCGCGGCGGTGGGCGGATGGCGTGCTCGTGGAGGAGTACGTGGAGGGATCGGACCTGAACCGCAATCCCACCTTCGACGCCGTCATCGATCCCGGCGGTGAAGTGCACCCGGTCGGTGCCGGGCTGATGGACGTCGACGCAACCAGCTACCGCGGAGTCACCGTCGGCCCGGGTGTCCTGCCCGGACCGCTCGCCGACACGGCCGTCGAGTTCGGGATCGCGGTCGGCCGGATCTTGGCCGCGGAACACTACCGGGGTTGGTATGACGTCGATTTCGTCACCGACCAGTCAGGTCGCCTCGCTCCGGTCGAGATCAACCTGCGGCTCACCGGACCGGCCGTCGCGTTCCACGTCCAAGCCGCCCTTGACCGTCTGCGCGGAGGACACCACTTCGTTCGCACGCTCGACTGGTTGCCGCTCGGTGCGCGGCTGCCCTCAGCGGCATTGCGCGCACACGTCGGCCACGTTTCCCAGCGCTGCCAGGAATTCGGTGCGACTCTGCTGGTCACGATCCCGACAGCGGCGTTCGATCCCGTCCCCTACCTGGGCGTGGCGGTCGCTGCCCGTAGCAGCCAGGCGCTCACGGAGGCGGAGAACGCCGTCCGCGACGCGAACGCGGCGCTGGGCGAGATGTTCGGCGACCTGCGAGTCACTCCACGCGACGCTCCCGCAGCGCGAAGGCGACGAGCACGACCGCGGCGATCATCAAGGTGA
- a CDS encoding AMP-binding enzyme codes for MTYEDVEAELRKHPAVRACVVTRIQTGERTNTLVAYVVTNGSSDPAAIRAFLSAPRLPAKRIPQAVIPVQELPRTSSGELDRKGLPLPVLPGRAAGGKEALFDMGDVPLAGLSLIVAVFVGVLAFVMTTVFWPGSTDLSVVPQPYAGLFTGLYVAECLSFGLGVSFLLFGRGRLTRMGRPPWLTSLAHLSVVWLLVAWWPQDNFYRLAAKTDWGRQAVLVYAFNITLMIAAVVLVAFALRERRVE; via the coding sequence ATGACCTACGAGGATGTCGAAGCGGAACTCCGCAAGCACCCAGCGGTGCGAGCGTGCGTGGTCACCAGGATCCAGACAGGGGAACGGACGAACACGCTCGTCGCGTACGTCGTTACCAATGGCAGCAGCGATCCGGCAGCGATCCGGGCGTTCCTGTCGGCGCCCCGGCTGCCCGCCAAGCGGATTCCCCAGGCCGTGATACCGGTGCAGGAACTGCCCCGCACCAGTTCCGGTGAGCTGGACCGCAAAGGGCTGCCGCTGCCGGTGCTGCCCGGCCGGGCAGCGGGCGGCAAGGAGGCGCTGTTCGACATGGGCGACGTGCCGCTGGCGGGGCTCTCGTTGATCGTGGCGGTGTTCGTCGGTGTGCTCGCGTTCGTGATGACCACCGTGTTCTGGCCCGGCTCCACTGATCTGTCGGTGGTGCCCCAGCCGTACGCCGGGCTTTTCACCGGCCTCTACGTGGCGGAATGCCTGTCGTTCGGCTTGGGAGTCAGTTTCCTGCTGTTCGGCCGCGGGCGGTTGACCCGGATGGGACGTCCGCCGTGGCTGACCTCGCTCGCCCACCTGTCGGTGGTCTGGCTGCTCGTCGCATGGTGGCCTCAGGACAACTTCTACCGGCTCGCCGCCAAGACTGATTGGGGCCGGCAGGCCGTCCTCGTCTACGCGTTCAACATCACCTTGATGATCGCCGCGGTCGTGCTCGTCGCCTTCGCGCTGCGGGAGCGTCGCGTGGAGTGA
- a CDS encoding nucleoside phosphorylase, with the protein MDLPLLQFDSTGVGMYSPSAPKLSEPWPERAVLCFFREQIAALVERGAARRVGQFTVEMGGHGIYITEDSAGERVALFHPTVGAPSAVHHLERAIAGGVRSLVVCGGTGALVELAVGHVVVPSGAIRDEGTSFHYAPPGASIDADPDVVDALAGLLAEQSVPHAVGLTWTTDAPFRETPAMVATRRDQGCLLVEMEASALLAAARFRGAKLGLLLYAGDDLSGKKWDLRNWTASDARAKLLPLAIEATGRF; encoded by the coding sequence ATGGATCTTCCACTGCTGCAGTTCGATTCGACCGGGGTGGGGATGTACTCCCCGTCAGCGCCGAAGTTGTCGGAGCCATGGCCGGAGCGGGCCGTGCTGTGCTTCTTCCGTGAGCAGATCGCGGCGCTGGTCGAACGGGGTGCGGCAAGGCGGGTTGGCCAGTTCACCGTCGAGATGGGTGGGCATGGCATCTACATCACCGAGGATTCCGCCGGTGAACGTGTGGCGTTGTTCCACCCGACCGTGGGCGCGCCGTCCGCTGTGCACCACTTGGAACGCGCGATCGCCGGTGGTGTGCGGAGTCTCGTCGTCTGCGGTGGTACCGGTGCGCTGGTCGAACTGGCCGTGGGGCACGTTGTCGTGCCGTCCGGTGCGATCCGGGACGAAGGCACGTCGTTTCACTACGCCCCACCGGGCGCGAGCATCGACGCCGATCCGGACGTGGTCGACGCGTTGGCCGGATTGCTTGCGGAGCAGTCGGTCCCGCACGCGGTCGGGCTGACGTGGACGACCGACGCGCCCTTCCGGGAGACCCCGGCCATGGTGGCCACCCGCCGGGACCAGGGCTGTCTCCTCGTCGAGATGGAGGCGTCCGCGTTGCTGGCCGCGGCCCGGTTCCGCGGCGCCAAGCTCGGTCTGCTGCTGTACGCGGGCGACGACTTGAGTGGCAAGAAATGGGATCTGCGGAACTGGACCGCGAGCGACGCGCGCGCCAAGCTGCTGCCGCTCGCGATCGAGGCCACCGGGCGGTTCTAA
- a CDS encoding trans-sulfuration enzyme family protein gives MNRPAKSAGYVARTRPVVPPIYQSATFYLDDIAYKDIQANDGLGEHWYSRFANPTVDAAAAEIAELEGAEAALMTASGMAAIATTLLTLLQKGRRIVAARQVYGDTRDLLVRDLPALGFDVTMVDAADIDAWRSAIDAAPTTIVYAETLSNPQLELTAIATVASLAHRAGAQLVIDNTFATPYTVNPLRLGADIVVHSATKFLSGHSDVIAGAVVADRETIVELQRRVITLGGCLDAHAAFLVWRGLQTFGIRMDRAQSTARALVQRLRANPHVAAVRYPGDGAMVSFVVHGGNDRALAVMRRLRVASEATSLGGVETLVSAPFNSSHFSLSEQELADARIDAGMLRFSCGIEDTETLIADVEQALAA, from the coding sequence ATGAATCGTCCAGCGAAATCGGCGGGTTACGTCGCCCGCACCCGGCCGGTCGTGCCGCCCATCTACCAGTCGGCCACGTTCTACCTCGACGACATCGCCTACAAGGACATCCAGGCCAACGACGGCCTGGGCGAGCACTGGTACAGCCGGTTCGCCAACCCGACTGTGGACGCCGCCGCTGCGGAGATCGCCGAGCTGGAAGGGGCCGAGGCGGCGTTGATGACCGCATCGGGGATGGCCGCGATCGCCACGACACTGCTGACGCTGCTGCAGAAGGGCCGCAGGATCGTCGCGGCGAGACAGGTCTACGGCGACACCCGCGACCTGCTCGTCAGGGACCTGCCCGCGCTGGGTTTCGACGTGACCATGGTCGACGCGGCGGACATCGACGCGTGGCGGTCGGCGATCGACGCCGCGCCGACCACGATCGTCTACGCCGAGACGCTGTCCAACCCGCAACTGGAACTCACCGCCATAGCCACGGTGGCTTCCCTGGCGCACCGAGCCGGCGCCCAGCTGGTCATCGACAACACCTTCGCCACGCCGTACACGGTGAATCCGTTGCGGCTGGGCGCGGACATCGTGGTGCACTCGGCGACCAAGTTCCTCAGCGGGCACTCCGACGTGATCGCCGGTGCCGTCGTCGCCGACCGCGAGACCATCGTCGAACTCCAGCGCCGGGTCATCACGCTCGGCGGGTGCCTCGACGCGCACGCGGCTTTCCTGGTGTGGCGCGGCCTGCAGACGTTCGGAATCCGGATGGACCGCGCCCAGTCCACCGCACGAGCACTGGTGCAGCGGCTGCGTGCCAACCCGCACGTCGCCGCCGTGCGTTACCCCGGCGACGGGGCGATGGTGAGTTTCGTTGTGCACGGCGGAAACGACCGCGCGTTGGCGGTCATGCGGCGGCTGCGCGTGGCGTCCGAGGCGACGAGTCTCGGCGGCGTGGAGACGTTGGTCAGCGCGCCGTTCAACTCGTCGCACTTCTCACTGAGCGAGCAGGAACTGGCCGACGCGCGGATCGACGCGGGCATGCTGCGGTTCTCCTGCGGCATCGAGGACACGGAGACCCTGATCGCCGACGTGGAACAGGCGTTGGCGGCTTAG
- a CDS encoding Lrp/AsnC family transcriptional regulator, with the protein MDAIDRTILTELISDGRLSFRDLAARVRLSPTATAERVRRLQETGVISGFRAEVDLAALGRPLRAFIDVRLRPGPDHAELEAGLLDQPAVLGGVHVTGRWDYTLTVACRDVAELDELVMAMPRDHGVVEMNTRLVLRELAGSGVDAVTRLLG; encoded by the coding sequence ATGGACGCGATCGACCGCACAATCCTCACCGAGCTGATCAGCGACGGACGGCTCAGCTTCCGTGACCTCGCCGCCCGGGTCCGGCTCAGCCCGACAGCCACCGCCGAACGGGTCCGCAGGCTCCAGGAAACGGGGGTGATCAGCGGTTTCCGCGCCGAGGTCGACCTGGCCGCACTGGGCAGGCCGCTGCGCGCGTTCATCGACGTCCGGCTGCGCCCCGGCCCGGACCACGCCGAACTGGAGGCCGGGCTGCTCGACCAGCCTGCCGTGCTCGGCGGTGTGCACGTGACCGGTCGCTGGGACTACACGCTGACCGTGGCGTGCCGGGACGTTGCCGAACTGGACGAGCTCGTGATGGCGATGCCCCGCGACCACGGCGTGGTGGAGATGAACACCCGGCTCGTGTTGCGCGAGCTCGCGGGCTCCGGCGTGGACGCCGTCACGCGGCTGCTGGGTTGA
- the mptB gene encoding polyprenol phosphomannose-dependent alpha 1,6 mannosyltransferase MptB, producing MVSEPAPVDVAVPAVVAKPPPLDEKDCRQLDLIRRFGTIGSLLLVFGSLGAGALPIFNPLPSVPVLGLFARIPAVSLGIGTLGMGMLISGWLLLGKFAKPGRSRLISRAQLNRTLMMWGVPLIFAMPLFSKDVYSYLAQSSIVSLGLDPYELGPGQALGQDHPLTRGVSNMWRDTPAPYGPLFLYLGHLLNSVTGNHVVTGVLTQRLLAIVGIALFVWALPRLARRFGVQPVTALWFGAANPLVLFHLVGGVHNEALSIGLMMAGVEVSLRYLPRPGDPPIASARREWTFVLLGIAVITLGAAVKLPALVAAAFVGVQVTRRWGGGVPRLFAVGGLFVATAGVTMTAACLGTGLGFGWVGALDTPSLVRSWMSPVSELGNLGGVLGITLGLGNHTTAVLEIFTLLGYATAAVITVKMMWDSLAGRRSVMTGLGVSLAAFLILHPAMQPWYLLFPAIPLAASLAGTRRFRRLATMGCTVASVLLPTTGGTFAGRTYVMVFAYIAAIIVLLALLFWLNRSVPLLPRKVTRVAPAEGPNDTAPGNP from the coding sequence GTGGTGAGCGAACCTGCGCCGGTTGACGTGGCGGTCCCGGCTGTCGTGGCGAAGCCACCGCCGTTGGACGAGAAGGACTGCCGCCAGCTCGACCTGATCCGCCGGTTCGGCACCATCGGCTCGCTGCTGCTGGTCTTCGGTTCGCTCGGCGCAGGCGCGCTGCCGATCTTCAACCCGCTGCCCAGCGTGCCCGTGCTCGGCTTGTTCGCCCGCATCCCCGCGGTGTCGCTCGGGATCGGCACGCTCGGCATGGGCATGCTCATCAGCGGCTGGCTGCTGCTCGGGAAGTTCGCCAAACCCGGTCGCTCGCGGCTGATCAGCCGGGCCCAGCTCAACCGCACGCTGATGATGTGGGGCGTGCCGCTGATCTTCGCCATGCCGCTGTTCTCCAAGGACGTCTACAGCTACCTGGCGCAGAGCTCGATCGTGTCGCTCGGGCTCGACCCGTACGAACTGGGCCCCGGCCAGGCACTCGGCCAGGACCACCCGCTCACCCGCGGCGTGTCCAACATGTGGCGCGACACGCCCGCGCCGTACGGACCGCTGTTCCTCTACCTCGGGCACCTGCTCAACTCCGTGACCGGCAACCACGTCGTCACCGGTGTCCTGACACAGCGGCTGCTGGCGATCGTGGGCATCGCGCTCTTCGTGTGGGCGCTGCCCCGGCTCGCCAGGCGCTTCGGCGTACAGCCGGTCACGGCGTTGTGGTTCGGCGCGGCCAACCCGCTGGTGCTGTTCCACCTCGTCGGCGGTGTGCACAACGAGGCGCTGTCGATCGGCCTGATGATGGCCGGTGTCGAGGTCTCGCTGCGGTACCTGCCGCGGCCCGGTGACCCACCGATCGCGTCGGCACGCCGGGAATGGACGTTCGTCCTGCTCGGCATCGCGGTCATCACGCTCGGCGCCGCCGTGAAACTCCCCGCTCTCGTGGCCGCCGCGTTCGTCGGCGTGCAGGTCACGCGCAGATGGGGCGGTGGCGTACCCCGGCTGTTCGCGGTCGGTGGCCTGTTCGTGGCCACGGCCGGGGTGACGATGACCGCCGCGTGCCTCGGTACCGGCCTGGGCTTCGGCTGGGTGGGCGCGCTGGACACACCGAGCCTGGTGCGCAGCTGGATGTCGCCGGTGTCCGAACTGGGCAACCTCGGCGGCGTACTGGGCATCACGCTCGGCCTGGGCAACCACACCACCGCGGTGCTGGAGATCTTCACGCTGCTCGGTTACGCCACCGCCGCGGTGATCACCGTGAAGATGATGTGGGACAGCCTCGCGGGCAGGCGCAGCGTGATGACCGGCCTCGGTGTCTCGCTCGCCGCGTTCCTCATCCTGCACCCGGCCATGCAGCCCTGGTACCTGCTGTTCCCGGCGATCCCGCTGGCCGCGTCACTGGCCGGGACCAGGCGTTTCCGGCGCCTGGCCACGATGGGCTGCACGGTCGCGTCGGTGCTGCTGCCGACCACGGGCGGCACGTTCGCGGGCCGTACGTACGTGATGGTGTTCGCCTACATCGCGGCGATCATCGTCTTGCTGGCGCTGCTTTTCTGGCTCAACCGGAGTGTGCCGCTGCTGCCCCGCAAGGTGACCCGCGTCGCTCCAGCCGAGGGGCCCAACGACACCGCGCCGGGCAACCCCTAG
- a CDS encoding ABC transporter ATP-binding protein gives MSASEACPAVEVSGLVKRYGSTTAVDGLELRLARGKVLALLGPNGAGKTTTVEVCEGFLRPDAGRVRVLGLDPRAESDKLRPRIGVMPQGGGAYPGVRAGEMLKLVASCAANPLDTDWLLDVLGLSNALRTPYKRLSGGQQQRLSLACALVGRPELVFLDEPTSGMDPQARRLVWNMISALRNDGVSVLLTTHLMEEAESLADHVVIVDHGRVVAEGSPAQLTTEDPDTQQLRFKARPGLDTSLLTAALPEGCHVSEAALGTYIVTGRVDPQVVSTVTAWCAQQGVLAEELHVGRRSLEDVFLELTGRELR, from the coding sequence GTGAGCGCTTCCGAAGCCTGTCCTGCCGTCGAGGTGTCGGGACTGGTCAAGCGCTACGGCTCGACCACCGCCGTCGACGGCCTCGAGCTGCGGCTGGCGCGGGGCAAGGTCCTCGCGCTGCTCGGGCCCAACGGCGCGGGCAAGACCACCACTGTCGAGGTGTGCGAGGGGTTCCTGCGTCCCGACGCGGGCCGCGTGCGGGTGCTGGGTCTCGATCCGCGTGCCGAGAGCGACAAGCTGCGTCCCCGGATCGGCGTGATGCCGCAGGGCGGCGGGGCGTACCCGGGCGTGCGCGCGGGCGAGATGCTCAAGCTGGTCGCCTCGTGCGCCGCGAACCCGCTGGACACGGACTGGCTGCTGGACGTCCTCGGTCTGAGCAACGCGCTGCGCACGCCGTACAAGCGGTTGTCCGGCGGGCAGCAACAGCGGCTGTCGCTGGCGTGCGCCCTGGTCGGACGGCCCGAGCTGGTGTTCCTCGACGAACCGACGTCCGGGATGGACCCGCAGGCCCGGCGGCTGGTGTGGAACATGATCTCCGCGCTGCGCAACGACGGCGTGAGCGTGCTGCTGACCACGCACCTGATGGAGGAGGCCGAGAGCCTGGCCGACCACGTGGTGATCGTGGACCACGGCCGGGTGGTCGCCGAGGGCAGCCCCGCGCAGCTCACCACCGAGGACCCGGACACCCAGCAACTGCGGTTCAAGGCACGACCCGGGCTCGACACCTCGCTGCTGACCGCCGCGTTGCCCGAGGGTTGCCACGTCTCCGAGGCTGCTCTGGGCACATACATCGTTACCGGGCGCGTCGATCCACAGGTAGTCTCCACAGTGACGGCGTGGTGTGCCCAACAAGGAGTGCTGGCCGAGGAACTGCACGTCGGCCGGCGCAGCCTCGAGGACGTGTTCCTCGAATTGACCGGACGGGAGTTGCGTTGA